From Solibacillus isronensis, the proteins below share one genomic window:
- a CDS encoding AAA family ATPase, giving the protein MVNGAFGVGKTTIANRLLNEIENSMIYDPEEIGYMLRNVIPIDIKRTESTRGDFQDLDLWRELTVDMAKKLISKYEINLIVPMTIRKIEYFQYIYNGFKSIDEQTYHFCLNASKETIYERLRLRGEEEGNWCFQQTDKCLEAYNRYDFGEYIDTERNSIDEIIQEIKGKLKLS; this is encoded by the coding sequence ATGGTAAATGGAGCATTTGGTGTAGGTAAAACTACAATTGCAAATAGGCTCTTAAACGAAATTGAAAATAGTATGATTTATGACCCTGAAGAAATAGGTTATATGTTAAGAAATGTTATTCCCATCGATATCAAAAGAACAGAATCCACTAGAGGCGATTTTCAAGATTTGGATTTATGGAGAGAGTTAACAGTTGATATGGCAAAGAAGTTAATTTCTAAATATGAAATCAATCTAATCGTACCAATGACAATCAGAAAAATTGAATACTTTCAATACATATACAACGGATTTAAAAGTATTGATGAACAAACCTATCATTTTTGTTTGAATGCAAGTAAAGAGACCATTTACGAAAGGTTAAGACTACGTGGGGAGGAAGAAGGTAACTGGTGTTTTCAACAAACCGATAAATGCTTAGAAGCCTACAATCGATACGATTTTGGAGAATATATAGATACTGAAAGAAATAGTATCGATGAAATTATTCAAGAAATAAAAGGAAAGTTAAAGCTTTCTTAA
- a CDS encoding GNAT family N-acetyltransferase translates to MEGAAHLYQYFNSFVIREGTEGIPAEFIESLFKDAGWAKNIPSWQKEKYSLIFKNSTWAFTVWDNERMIAMVRVISDQIMAANIMDLVVLTEYRGNGIGKKLVELCIQKLPHGDWFVHTSANNFKFYESCGMELKDLSTHGTCVYYGYIQARKDGHR, encoded by the coding sequence ATGGAAGGGGCAGCGCATTTGTATCAATATTTTAATAGTTTCGTCATTAGAGAAGGCACTGAAGGGATACCTGCGGAGTTTATTGAATCCTTGTTTAAAGACGCCGGATGGGCAAAAAATATTCCATCATGGCAAAAAGAAAAATACTCACTAATTTTCAAGAATTCAACTTGGGCATTTACTGTCTGGGATAATGAGAGAATGATTGCGATGGTGAGGGTGATATCTGATCAAATCATGGCAGCGAATATTATGGATTTAGTCGTTTTAACAGAATATAGAGGCAATGGGATAGGAAAAAAACTTGTTGAGTTATGTATTCAAAAGCTTCCGCATGGAGACTGGTTTGTGCACACTTCAGCAAATAATTTCAAATTTTATGAGAGCTGTGGAATGGAATTAAAAGATTTATCTACCCATGGGACGTGTGTCTATTATGGTTATATCCAAGCAAGGAAAGATGGACACCGTTAA